The region AAACCAATACTGATGAAAAAACCTTTTGCGGAAGTCGTTCATATTTTTAGCCATCTAAAATGGTTTATCACAGTGTATTATGGCCAGATTTCAAGTGAAGACCGCCCTTTGCCGGAAAACTGCCATTGGGTATCTCCTGAGCAATTTGAAAAGTACACTTTTCCTGGACCTCAAACGAAAATGTGGCAAAGCTATTTAAGTCACTTTAAAAAAATATAACAAAAAGTTCTTCTTTGCTATTTTTCATAAAAGTAAAGAAGACTTTTTTTGCTAAGCAAACAGCTCTGTATCCATTTTGAGAATAAAGTTGATTGATCACTAGTGTCTTTTTTGCTTTAAATGAGTAAATATATGATATAATACTTTTGAGTTCGAATGACTGAAAATATACTCTAGTATTATTAATGATTTTCTCATGATACCGTTAAGAGAAAAAGAAAGTTGGGTTAGGGATGCATGTTCCAAAAGAGGGAGAATACATCACGATCCAAAGTTATAAACACGATGAAAGTTTACATCGCACATGGCGAGATACAATGGTTCTTAAGACAAGTGACCAATCTTTGATTGGGTGTAATGATCACACACTAGTCACAGAGGCAGATGGCCGTCGTTGGTTAACGAGAGAACCGGCCATTGTTTATTTCCATAAACATTATTGGTTCAATATTATTGCAATGATCCGCGATAACGGCATTTCATATTATTGTAACCTGGCTTCACCTTATGCTTTAGATGAGGAAGGATTGAAGTACATTGATTATGATTTAGACATTAAAGTATTTCCAGATGGCGAAAAACGATTGTTGGATGTGGATGAGTATGAAGATCATAGTAAATTATGGGGCTATCCTGATGATATTGACCATATTTTAAAAGAAAATGTTAAAATTTTAGTAGAGTGGATCAACGAAGAAAAAGGTCCCTTTTCTAAAGAATACGTTAACTTATGGTATAAACGCTATCGTCAGCTGGCAAATAAATAACGGATCTTCTACTGAATAGGATGATGGTTCTCAAAGAGTAGTAATAAAAAGGCACCTTAAATAATGCAAGGTGCTTTTTTATTATGGTTGAAGAGCTTTTTGGAAAGGATGCTTTCTTTAGTCAAATAAGCTATGCTATAATAACGAGTGGAATATTAAAAATAAAGGAGTGAGCAAAAAGTGACAAAAAAAAGCGTTTTTGCCTTGATACTACTCATGATTTTGACTGTTGGAATTATTTGGTTTGGAATGGATCATCAAAAAACACAAAAAGCAAAATTATTGAGGACAAATGAAACTACTGCAGTGAGTAGTGATAAAGCAGCAAATAACAAAACATCTAGTAAAGCTCAGAAAGCAGATCTATCTGCTCAGCAAGAAAAGTTTGAAAATAATCGAGAGCAATTATCTGTTTCGGATTATTTAGCCTATTTGTCTGCTAAAGAAGAAAAAGCAGTGGTCAGTTTTTATGGAGATTTTTCAGAATCTGAAACCTGGCTTTCCGTTGTTGAAAAGTACATAACTAAGCAAATAAACTCCAATATCGAAGTACATCAGCTGGCTTTCCCAGATTATGATTCTTATCGGTTATTGGAAGAAAATACAGTGACTGCAGTAGCAGAAACTAAACCGGATGTCGTTTTTTTCCAAGTTCCCGTTTATGGAGATCAAGTACGAGACATTAGTTTGGCAGATTCGGGTGAATATGTAGCTGAAGATTATGCAGCAATAAAACAGGCTTTACCGGAGGCACTGGTTGTTTTGGTTACACCTAATCCAAGCAGCAGCCGGCAAGGAGAATTTAACTCGAGAACGTTAGACTATACAAGTTATCTAGCACAAGCGGTTAAAGTGGCAGAAGAAAACGAATTTCCGCTTTTTGATCTGCATGCTGCTTTCCAATCTGAAATGGAGTCTCAAGAGCAAGATCTTTCAGCTGTTTTAAAAGAAGATGGAAGAGCACTGAACGATCAAGGAACAGATCTTTATGCTTCTTTATTTACTGAGCAATTAACAGAACCAATCGATACCACCAGCGGACGTTAAACTCCACTTCATATTAATCTTAATAAAAATACGCTTTTTCTGGTTAATTAACCAGAAAAAGCGTATTTTGGTTCTATTATTTTTGGTGTTGGTAAGAAGAATGTATCTATTCTACAATCTTGAAATTTTTGGAGGAATAGCGGCTGCTTGCAGCCATGTAAAGGATTCAATGCGAATTACGAAGCGGTTAGGCTTCGTTTGAGGCTTGAAAGGCTGGAGACAGAAAAGGCTCCAGTCGTTCCCATGGCTTCTTGCAAGCAGACGCGTAAATTCCGGAGGAAATTTTATTATTTAAGCATTACCAACACGATTGGATAAAGAACTCGTATTTTTTAGAGTTGAAAGGTATACAATTTTTATCCTGCCTGTCTAGCGTTCGACTAAACCAGTAAATGATACAACAAAGTTTCAAACTTTTCTTATTGTTCTATATTTTCAATATTGTCAATTTGGGTTTCAGGGTTCCAATCATTTCCTTTAAAACTGGTAACTAGTGTATTCAAGTGAATCAAATATTCTTCATACTTTAAAATACTGGACATAATATGAATTACTGCATTGCTTTGAGTATAGTCCTTGTTTATTTTTACTTCCATATTTGCTTCATCAAAGAATAAATGCATGAATTTTGTTCTAAACGATTCTTTGTATGCAATAAAATTAACTTCATCAGGCGAAACGCGACCATTAAACTTTAATAATATTTGCTCGTGAGCACTTAAAAGAGTTTCTAAACGTTCACGAATTTGAATTCTTAATTCTTCCGGGAAATGATTAAATGAGTTTTCGTGTTCATGAATGACTGCAGTCAATTGGTAAGCTGCTTTCGTTGTCTGAATAATTTGACGATAAACGGCTATTTTTCTTAAAATCTGTAAACGATTTTTCTTTCGGACATAGGTTCCTTCGTCTTTCATTAAAGAAAAATAGAGATCCATTCGATCTATTTCAGACTTCACCCATTTTAGGTCTTTTTTTAAAATGGGGTATTCACTATTTTTACGGACACTTGCTCGCATCCATTTCATAATTTCAGAAGTTGTGTAGTCAATTAAATGATAAAGTTTTTCTTCATATTTTGGTGGAAAAAACAAGGTATTGACTAAAAAAGCTATAACTACACCAAGCAGTGTAGCTAAAATCCGGATGCTGGCTGCTAAAACGAAATTGGGATCTGAAGTCATCATAATCACAATCAATGTTACTGTTGCTTGTCCGATTACGGATGAGAGATTAAATTGATTTAAAATAGCAAT is a window of Carnobacterium mobile DSM 4848 DNA encoding:
- a CDS encoding SGNH/GDSL hydrolase family protein is translated as MTKKSVFALILLMILTVGIIWFGMDHQKTQKAKLLRTNETTAVSSDKAANNKTSSKAQKADLSAQQEKFENNREQLSVSDYLAYLSAKEEKAVVSFYGDFSESETWLSVVEKYITKQINSNIEVHQLAFPDYDSYRLLEENTVTAVAETKPDVVFFQVPVYGDQVRDISLADSGEYVAEDYAAIKQALPEALVVLVTPNPSSSRQGEFNSRTLDYTSYLAQAVKVAEENEFPLFDLHAAFQSEMESQEQDLSAVLKEDGRALNDQGTDLYASLFTEQLTEPIDTTSGR
- a CDS encoding FUSC family protein; the protein is MKIGARTLKTGIAITLALAIPHFLNIQGAGVLAAISAIFALQPSLKRSVRTLKDRIYGNIIGGTLAIVVNLTLGNHFMFIGLAAIVLIAILNQFNLSSVIGQATVTLIVIMMTSDPNFVLAASIRILATLLGVVIAFLVNTLFFPPKYEEKLYHLIDYTTSEIMKWMRASVRKNSEYPILKKDLKWVKSEIDRMDLYFSLMKDEGTYVRKKNRLQILRKIAVYRQIIQTTKAAYQLTAVIHEHENSFNHFPEELRIQIRERLETLLSAHEQILLKFNGRVSPDEVNFIAYKESFRTKFMHLFFDEANMEVKINKDYTQSNAVIHIMSSILKYEEYLIHLNTLVTSFKGNDWNPETQIDNIENIEQ
- the ntdP gene encoding nucleoside tri-diphosphate phosphatase, with the protein product MHVPKEGEYITIQSYKHDESLHRTWRDTMVLKTSDQSLIGCNDHTLVTEADGRRWLTREPAIVYFHKHYWFNIIAMIRDNGISYYCNLASPYALDEEGLKYIDYDLDIKVFPDGEKRLLDVDEYEDHSKLWGYPDDIDHILKENVKILVEWINEEKGPFSKEYVNLWYKRYRQLANK